ctgtaggtgaccctgctgcggcaggggggttggactagctgacccacggagctcccttccaaccccggccaccctgtgattctgtgaaaacttgcAACCACTTTTTAGTAACAGAATTCGGCCGCTTTAGCAAAAGCGAAATGATTCCACACACAGTTTTCTAGACCATTGGAACGTAGTAATTGCATTCTAGAGAAAGCCGACCTGCGCAGGTAGAAGAAGAACAATCATGTAGGTTATTCGGAGGAACCTGCTACCGTCAGGGACTCAGCCAAGAGAGCATCCCCTCTCGCGTTCATTTCAGCAGTTATCGGGAAACGGGACAATGTTTGCGAGCCGGCGCTGCCGAAACACTGGCGAGGCGTTTCGTGTGCTCGTGGAGCGTACAAGTGGCCGAGGAGCCGTTATGGCAGGTGATCATTAGCGCAAACAGAGCCCGGCTCCTCCCTCGCCAGCCGCTCTGCAGCCCGTCGCCCCGAAGAGGGGACAGCCCCTTCGCCCCCCTCGCCGGCCCAGCACGAAACCCGCCCGCCCGAgcgcggctgcggggagccgcgcACACGCACCCCGCAAGCTCAACCTCCAGCGCCGGACCGCCAcggccccgcagccctgcttgtCCCGCTGTGGTCCCCGCAACCCCCGCGGGCTTAGATCGTGGCGGAACTCGCGGCGCGACGCGTTGTCCCGGCAGCGCTGACGGCCTCTGACTTGCTCTCAGCCTTGCTCTCTGCCTTTGCGCGGAGGGGGAACCGCTCCCCCACCCCTCCGAGCTCCGCCGGACtccagccgagccgagccgagctgtGCTGTGCGTCGACGCCGGCTCCGCGTTacccgccccggggcccggggggcAAACCGCGGGAGGACGGGACGGACACCCGGCAGGGCTCGGGCGGAGCTGCCCCTCGGAGACAGCCCACCCGGGACACTTGGAGACCCCATAAGggtcctcctgcctctcctctgcCTTATTACGcttctgggggctggggggggggggggtgtccgccCTCGCACAAACCCTGTCCCCTCCGCGGGTGGGAGCGCTTTgttctcctctgctcccctgctCTTTCATCTCTCCGTCCCTTCCCCCGGGTCCATCTGCGGTGGTCcccgcccccccttccccttcgcCCCCCGTTCGGTTCGGGGCTGGGCACCTCGGAGGGTGCtgctccccccccggccccggcttcGGACAGCACAAAGGGCTGCTCCTATTCCTTTTGTACGCGGTGAGCAAGGCGTTTTGAGGAGAGGTGGGGGTCCACCGCTGTGGCCGTAGAAGATTACAAAGGGGTCACCTAACCCCCTTACCACCATCCCTTGAAAACAAGATAGCCACATCGAGTCTCACGCTGAagaccttttgtttgtttgtttgtttgtttgttttcaggtaAACTGCGTATTTACTGACCCTGACTGTTTTGCcgtttttaaaatgtcactgctTTAGAGCAGAGAAAATATTCACCGTTGCAGAGCTCTGTCTGGACACATCCCAGTTCCCTAATGACATTTGAAAGAGTCAGAGAgaattgcagatttttttttttccttcgaaTCAATATAGGCATTTAGTAATACCTGACTTTGAGAAATTAGCCTCCCTTCAATGGAAATTTTTATCTCGTGTCAACAAATTTCCTTAATCCCAAACTGCATCGTATTCCTGAAGAGATCTCAGCAAGGTTGATCGCACCTGAGCCCTTATTAGTTTTCTGAAACTCTTGCGTTAGAACCACATTAATTGAGCAATTGCAAACACATACGAACATCTCAAAAGGCTAGAAAAATACAGCATGGATTACAAAATGATTAAGGAGACTTCCAAATGTGACAGCTACTCAGAAAATCAAAGAACGCAGCTTTCAGCGGCACATAGTGTTGCTTTTTACCAGGCAAGTGTACTCAAGTGGCAGATTGGCCCCTGTATACAAAAGAAAATAGGTGCCTTCAAGGATGACTGACAGAGAACCTTCAGACCATTGATTACATGAGCCCAGATTACAAATGCGCCGGAAGTCTTCTAATAACCCCCGAGATCAACTCTAAAGCGATGGATATTTTTATTGCTCTTTTCATGTTAGTGGACAATTGACTTTGAAAAGATTTATGGCAACTTGCATCAGTCAAGGATCATTTCTCAGCACCCTTTCTCTACCCTGAAATCAGGCCATTTTGATCTTAAATTTTCTTAAGCactattcaaattaaaaaaaaaaaaaggtacatagCACAATGGTAATAAATTTTACTAACATCTAGGGAAAACCAGCTTTGGAATGTCACGTTTCTTTTGATAATCACCCTCATACCCCATTAGGTGCATGTGAGATGCCGAGATACTATTTTGTTGATAAGAAATTTCAAGGTTAGATTCTTTCTAGGATCTGTTTAGTACTGATCTACTGAGGCTGCGCATGAAAGCATGAagatatatttacatatttatttagaAAGTAACTTTTTACATCTTAAAATCATATTCTATGTGTTATTTAAAGGGCTCCAACAGAAAGCATCTATTCTGCTGCTATAGCAAGCCCAGTGTGAAGTATTAGTAGCAGGTGCATCCACATATTTGTTAAAAGTAGAGTCCCATCAGAGAGAAGTGCTACCTAGGAAGTAGCCGAAGAGGTTGGATACCTGCTTTAGAGGACAGGGGAAATTCACGCTTTTTTCCACTCACCCTCAGTAAATTGCAGGGGGCCAGAACACGTCTAGAGAATAAGGAGTCTATGCGTCCTTTAATGAAGAGGAGCTCTCTTTTAGGACAGGATAAATATCTCTACAATCCTTGCAGAAGGAACTCACATGAAAGCTGACAAAAATTTGAGGTTTATTAAAAGATTCCATTTATATTATTAGTATTTGTCCCACTGCGTTTCTCTTTTACACAGCTGCCTATAAATGTGGGGGCCTGAAGTCCGCAGTCCAGATTGTCCAGTGTGTTTCTGTAAAACACTTTGCTCAGTGCTGCGTCGTAGCTCCACCAGGCAGTTGCAGCCAAGGGCAGCCCAGACAGCTGTCATTAGTGCAAATCCTCCTCAGCCATAGTCCGTATCAGAGGGTCAGACACCCAGCAAGAAAGCTCTGGGATCCCTGTACCCTACAAAGCAGGGTGCCGCCCAGAAGCCCACGGGCTGTGCTCTGCAGGTGCTGCTGAGGTCCAGGGTGGGTGCCGGCAGGGCCGCCAAGGCGAAGCCCCCAGAGGCAGCCCCTTGCCGGGGCAGAGGCGGTGGCCGGGCCACATAGGTGAGCGGCAAGGGCACAACGCCGCTGTGGGGTCCGTAGGGGAGAGGGGGGCTGCAGAAAGGCTCCGTCCTCAGCTCTTGCAGCTGCCGCTTGAGCTTCATCCGGCGGTTCTGAAACCAGGTCTTGatctggggggggagggaagtggaggagggaggagaggtgagGTCACCGCGGCGCCCAGGGCCTGGGCCGTGGCCCATGCCCAAGCCTTTGCCTGGCCGCCCCCGTGCCGTGTCCCCCTTCGCCGTGCCCCCCttcgccgtgccccccccccgctcacctgcACCTCGGAGAGCCGCATCCTGCCGGCCAGCCTGCGGCGCTCGGCGGCCCCCAGGTACCGCTGCCGCTGGAAGGAGCTCTCCAGGGTGCTGAGCTGCTCCGCGCTGAAGGCGGTacgcagccgccggccgcccctGCCGCCGGGCTCCTCGGGGGCCGGGCACTCGGGTCCCCCCTCCGGCCGCTCGCCCGCTCctggggacaggggagaggaataACGGAGTCAGCCGGGCCCGGGAACCGCGGGAGCACCGGGGTGCCCCGACGGCCGCGGAGACGGCTGTTACCTGCAAAGGGGGGGGCTGCCAAGcgctccctgctcctgccgccTCTCCCGGCCCAGGCCGGCTGCTCCGTGCTTCGCTCGCTCAGGCCGGGGCTGGAGCGGGAGCCGGGCCGGTGGTCCGCGGAGGATGCTCGGCGCGGGGAGCCCTCGATGGGGGTCTTGAGGGCCTGGCTGCTCTGGGACAACCACTCCACAGAGAAAGGGGCCTTGGTCATCCTGCCTTGTTTCGGAGACACCGGGAAGGAGGGTGTCGGGGAGCAGGGCTCCTCCTTTATACCGCCAGTCCCGGAGGAAAACGTCGTTTGTGTAACTACACATCAAAGGCCCAGATAAGTATCATCTAATTGCCATCAGTCCTCCCCCCCGACAAAAGATACCGTTCACACATTGCCACATCTCGCCGAGGCTCGGCTCCGCCGTGTCTGCTCCTGGAGGAGCTCACTCCGCCGCCGGTGATTTACAGCTCTTGTTGCATCCCGTCCCAATGCAAATGGCGTTTATAGGGCTGAGCGGCCTCAAACGGCGCTGGGGAATGCCCCCCCGGGGGCGCGCACCGGGACCAGCACTCCCTGCCGCTGCCGGGAGAGGAGACGCTGCTGCTCCCCATCCGCTTTCCCCGGTGCTGGCTTTTTCACGCCTTTCCGAGCAGAAGATCCGCCGTCCAAAGGGATCTTCCCAAGCCTGCTCCTCTCTGGGCGGAGGCAAGCAAGCGGGTAAGCTCACTCGTTCCGTTCTCCTGGGACTGCAGCATCAGGTTATCAGCACCGGCACAGGGTGAGGGCGTTGGAGAAGGTTGTGAAACAGAAAAAGGTAAAGGTCAAGGCTGTTCGGCTGTGCCAATTGGCTAGCTCCTGGGCACTCATATAAAATACGTTTTCTGAACTAAAGAATCAGAAAAAGACAATTGTTGCCTTAGAATTAACATTCTGCTGAGATTTTTGCTGAGGTACAGAATTCATGTTGTATCTTCCCTCCCACATCTCTCGCAGCTGTGCAAGCCACACAGGTTTCTCTGCTATCTTACTCCCCCCTGTCTTTCCTCTTATTACCTTATGCATGTCTTTCAGAAGTGTTCCCACCCATCTTCGGGTTTTGTGTACACCAGGACCACTTGGCTGCTGCAGTAATGCCTCTGTAGTGTGTCGACAAAAGGTTCTTGGTGCTTTACGGGCAGTTTTCCACAGCAGGGTGACCATGCATTCCCTCCCCTCCTGTGTAAGAACAGAGTGGGACTACCGCACTGTTGATAactcctatcacacccctgcttGGTATTGGTCTGCCTCCAGAGATCAGGACTGCACTTCTGATTTGTCCTTGGTCCTGCTTTCTGCACCCTCTACCACCTGCAGACAAATCCAGTGCTCTACTGTCCATTTACCCCGTGACTTGCTCTGTTTTTCTGCCACTCCTGCTGGATTTCTCAGCATTCGCTTTCTCCGCCTCTATCTATTTCTTAGGCTGTCAAGGTAGAGGCTTGAAGACTGAACCCCTCCTACTTAACTAATTAGTTTATGTCTAAATCTTTCAAGGTATTACATTTTCCTCTTATAAAGATATATCTTCTTTATATTAATCCAGTGAAAAGTTTTACTTCAATGCTTCTCATCTGCCTTTTCCTAAAACCAACATTTCAACTTCCTGTCTGCTTCAAGTATGGTTGCTACACCCACCCATCACTAAACCCTACCATTTTCTGCTTACTAGAAAATCGTTTCATTGAATGATGTTCAAGTTTGACTTGTAAGCCCCTTCTAAGCTGTCTCTGCTTGCTTGTTCATTCTCATGGCAGAGTCTGagtcctcctctgctctgccagttATACGACTGCTCAAGACTTGAATTGTCTCTGGCCAACTAAAATACAAACACTATTGTCACCTTCATTTAAAGGTGGCTAATAACCAATCTAGAACCTGTGGGTGCTACCACAACCAGACATGACCGTAGTCCTCCTGGAGCCCTTTGTTTATGTACTATGTAGGTTGGGATTGAGCTACAGCAATAGCCTGAGCCCGCTGAACAAGCTTCCCTGGGCAAACTAAGGAAACCAGTGTGAAAATGTCTAAATAAATGTTCAAGCATTCATGCCTCCTGTACATCTGTTAGATACCTAAAGAAGCCTACAAACATCTCTAGCATGGACAAAGCCCTGCAGgacatatatatttatttgggtttttttttcctgtgtgaaagTGTGTGATATTTAATTACTTAAAATCTCATTCGTTTATCATTCCCAAGCACTTTCTGATTAATATGGACAGTTTATAAAGTTTACTTGGCCAAAATGTGCAAGACTGGTTCTAAATTTCCTctattatatttaaaaaatccctcccttccccacccagTTCCCTGCCCCACTCTGAATATTCGAAGCACAGGTTCTTAGCTATTCTTTTCATTAAGTAAATGTGAAGACTACCCCCGCCACAAACCTgaggaaatatttgaaaataccaGAGCTTCTGAGCATTAGCCAGTTCTGGTGCCAATGTATTTCACTGAGCAGACCAAGCAGGCAGGAGATGGAGAGAAGACATACAGGAGTCTGCTCTGTTAACAGAGTTACTAAATGACGAGTCCCTTGAGTTAGCTGTATTTAACATGTGGCCTGGAAGCAGCCTCCCCAGCCAGAACTGGGAATACTAGTGTCACCGCCTGCCTGGAGAATCCTGCCAAGCCTCTTTTGCAATCTGGCAAAATGCCTTTCTCAAGGACTAAATACTTACAAACATCAGAAAAAGGAAGTGTAACTTTCCTGCAAGTTTCCTCCTCAGTTTAAATCTCTCTGGTTGCTTTAACAGCATTCTACTTCACAGATGGGGCAAGATCCCATCCCAAGGAGCTAAATATGTCCCTTGAGCCCAGACTGATTTCCATTCCTAGTCCCTACGTAATATTACatataaatataattaatataCTTATATGTTACTTACATACTTTATATGACATGTATACTTGTATATctatatacaatttttttttaaaagtataaaacaGTCTATCTGTATGAtgttttttccagtcttttttaaataacaacaaaTAAAGGCACTCGGCAAGCTGTTGGATAGGACAAAAGAAATACATGACATGCAATGGTGCTctaaaaaatagaaaatctcGGGTTTTGGCATCCACCGATACATCTGTCACATAGTTTCTTTACAGATTTTAAGACATTTTCACCATTTGAGCTGCAAATTACATCTTTATATACTGCTGGTTTATTAATTGCATTTTATTGAGGCAAATGTCACAGCCAAAAGATGGTGTCAAGTGTTGAGCTTTGAGAGACACAAATTGATCACGTTGTGACAAGGTTAAACCAAATCGCATTTCCTTTATACATAAAATGTATAAGTATCCTGGACAGATCGCAGATGACTTCTGGATGTAATGACTGCTACAATATTTAGTAGCTGCTAGTTTAATGTTATCTAAAATTCTTAAGCTGCCTTCTTTCTGTTTCTATGCATTATCCATTAGGTGTTTGTTTGAAAACCTCCTGCTAAACTGTGATTCAGAAATAGCATGTTTAAAATTAAGTGATGTTGCCAACAGGATGAAAACCTGCTCATGCTATAGTCCTTGGGAATTTGTCAGAGAGTGAAGAAGGAACAGACAGGACCTTTCACTCTATGAGGAGGTAGAGACAAAGAGCTGAGACATACTGACATGACTGCCACTAGCAGAAGTCTTAAGATCCACTTACTTAAGATACTGATAACACTTTATAGAGCTGTTTGTACAATATATAGTTGCACTCTTTGAGGAATCAGGACCTTCCCCATCAAAATATGGACCACCTGCTTTCTGAAGACCAAAGCCAAATGCCACCCTAGGCCTGGCCATTCTGTGGGAGGTGATGTAGAAGGGAACATTGTAGCATCCAGGGGAAATAAAGCAAGTTGAGATTTGCCACTTGCCACTGACCCCTATATTTCTTGTGAGCAGCAGCTGCATTCAAAGAGGCCAAGAAGTGGCTTTATAGATGTCTGGCTGCGACAAGTAGGATGGGATCAAGATAATGGTGCTTATgtgcaaagcagctctgcagaaatgtATGCACGCAACACTGGTCTGAGGCTGAGGAGGTTTTAAAGAACTAGCTAATCCTGCTTGTATGCCTACTAGGCATTTGACAACAGATGCATTTTGGGATAACAGCCCAGCCTTTGAGAACTAATTGCTGCTCCACATCTTCCAACCCAAAGGCCAGCCCTGAGCCCTGCAGAGGGGCAGGATTGTGCTTGGAGATATCCCCTTCCTACTGAAGCTCTGAAGTAACTGAAGAGAGAGTAGCTCAGGACTGCCAAGCACCTTGGGCTCCCCACAGGTACTGGAGAAAACTGCCATGACTTGGCCTTGCTGCAGTGGAGGTACACAAGACGAAAGGAGGGGACTGTCATTTTGTAACAGCAGGTGACCCTTTCTCCTAACAGAGGAGGGTCCTGTGAGACTAGAGTAGAGTGAATGTGTGGAGTAGCCAGGTGGTGAAGCaattaaaagagggaaaaaggcaGCTTAGGACACACAGGAGGATATGTATTCCTCTGTGGACATGCAGATTTCCTGTGAAGGTCTGCCCAGTGAAGCAAGGGCTGCTGGTATCTGCTGTACAATTTATATGGCCTTTGCCCTGGCATGTTTTGTCCAACATAATTTCTGAGAAAACACTCTTTAGGATTTAAAAGCATTACAAGTAGTCTCTAAACAAACTCTTTATTATCAATTATTATAATCTTTTCTCTTTGACAGAATTCTTTTCCATGAAGAATGAAAAGACCTGCAGAAATACCAGGAGGGCCT
This sequence is a window from Opisthocomus hoazin isolate bOpiHoa1 chromosome 6, bOpiHoa1.hap1, whole genome shotgun sequence. Protein-coding genes within it:
- the LOC142361586 gene encoding homeobox protein VENTX-like encodes the protein MTKAPFSVEWLSQSSQALKTPIEGSPRRASSADHRPGSRSSPGLSERSTEQPAWAGRGGRSRERLAAPPFAGAGERPEGGPECPAPEEPGGRGGRRLRTAFSAEQLSTLESSFQRQRYLGAAERRRLAGRMRLSEVQIKTWFQNRRMKLKRQLQELRTEPFCSPPLPYGPHSGVVPLPLTYVARPPPLPRQGAASGGFALAALPAPTLDLSSTCRAQPVGFWAAPCFVGYRDPRAFLLGV